In one window of Methanolobus mangrovi DNA:
- a CDS encoding winged helix-turn-helix domain-containing protein, giving the protein MSGNIINENNNGIYLQQFESLRSEIISLKKDVNRVLERSNHHRMDALFTEVKGDLSRPVLHYLLEDTKESFEEGFCMECDKKEICKPAFSNLLHEMALLLLEDRATEDALAHFRERFDELKGFAITDDCDGCVQTASRVFDKQIGLIRSFNIISKEELNSANNVNITDISDNVVTDVCEPLANKQRLAILRSMNSDTSSFSELSKITGLRGGNLLFHIQKLLDTGMILQRTERGDYMITKKGHLTLKGMAELYEKLSNI; this is encoded by the coding sequence TTGAGCGGCAATATCATTAATGAGAATAATAACGGAATTTACTTGCAGCAATTTGAAAGCCTGCGTTCAGAGATCATCTCTTTAAAAAAGGATGTCAACAGGGTACTTGAACGCTCCAACCATCATCGTATGGATGCTCTGTTCACTGAAGTGAAAGGAGATTTGTCACGGCCTGTACTTCATTATCTGCTAGAGGATACAAAAGAAAGCTTTGAAGAAGGCTTTTGCATGGAATGCGACAAAAAAGAGATATGTAAACCTGCATTTTCCAATCTCCTTCATGAAATGGCCTTACTTCTCCTTGAGGATAGGGCCACAGAGGACGCACTGGCTCATTTCAGGGAAAGGTTTGATGAACTCAAAGGTTTTGCAATCACAGATGATTGTGATGGCTGTGTACAGACTGCTTCCAGGGTATTTGACAAACAGATAGGACTGATACGCTCGTTCAACATAATATCTAAAGAGGAATTGAATTCCGCGAACAATGTGAATATCACTGATATATCCGACAACGTTGTCACAGATGTATGTGAACCTCTTGCCAATAAACAACGCCTGGCTATTCTCAGGTCCATGAATTCCGATACCAGTAGCTTTTCAGAGCTTTCAAAGATAACAGGTCTCCGTGGTGGAAACCTTCTCTTCCATATACAGAAATTGCTGGATACGGGTATGATACTCCAGAGAACAGAGCGAGGGGATTACATGATTACAAAAAAAGGCCATTTAACCTTAAAAGGAATGGCTGAGCTATATGAAAAGCTCAGCAATATCTAA
- a CDS encoding TRAM domain-containing protein, translating to MFNRNETTAPVDAGETYDVTIEDLAREGDGIARVSGFVIFVPGTSVGDEVTIKVTKVMRKFAFGEVAE from the coding sequence ATGTTTAACAGAAATGAAACCACAGCGCCTGTAGATGCCGGAGAGACATACGACGTAACAATCGAAGACCTTGCAAGAGAAGGAGACGGAATTGCAAGAGTAAGCGGCTTTGTAATCTTTGTACCAGGTACATCCGTAGGCGACGAAGTAACAATTAAAGTTACAAAAGTAATGAGAAAGTTCGCATTCGGCGAAGTCGCAGAATAA
- the pncB gene encoding nicotinate phosphoribosyltransferase, with product MICSILDNDLYKLTMQMAILELFPQASAEYRFTNRGKQRFTNEFVEELRRIIDEDIPKLILTEEEYTWLRAECTYFKPSYVEYLKNYRFDPSEVIVGLTGDADLDLTIKGPWHSSILWEIILMATISELYFEIIETDWKDEKHGDGYGYETLLKEYEKLMLSNAKELEQNSCRFSEFGTRRRRSFEIHDLAVRILHKCKTFSGTSNVYLAKKYGVKPTGTIGHEWIMGNSALIGLRNANLFALENWVNVYKGNLGIALSDTFGSEPFFRNFNLKLSKLYDGVRHDSGDPLKFADRVVQHYKKMSIDPLTKVVVFSDSLSASDAIEIKKQCEGRINCIFGIGTSITNNYDFFRSSPPLNMVIKLHSIDGIPVVKLSDDEGKETGDKDAIRVANYIFGKKGLDE from the coding sequence TTGATTTGCTCAATACTGGATAATGATCTTTATAAATTGACAATGCAGATGGCAATCCTTGAGCTGTTTCCACAGGCATCTGCAGAATATCGTTTTACCAACAGGGGAAAACAACGCTTCACAAATGAGTTTGTAGAAGAACTGAGACGGATCATTGATGAAGACATACCAAAGCTCATCCTGACAGAGGAGGAATACACATGGCTGAGAGCAGAGTGTACTTATTTTAAACCCAGTTATGTCGAGTATCTTAAAAACTATCGTTTTGACCCATCTGAGGTGATTGTGGGACTGACCGGGGATGCAGACCTTGACCTCACGATAAAAGGTCCCTGGCACAGCAGTATCCTCTGGGAGATAATCCTCATGGCCACTATCTCTGAACTCTATTTTGAAATAATAGAAACAGACTGGAAGGATGAGAAACACGGTGATGGATACGGATATGAAACTCTCCTGAAAGAATACGAAAAACTTATGCTAAGCAACGCTAAAGAGCTTGAGCAGAACAGCTGTCGTTTTTCAGAATTCGGAACTCGTAGGAGGCGCAGTTTTGAGATCCATGACCTTGCTGTCAGGATACTCCATAAATGTAAAACGTTCTCAGGCACAAGTAACGTGTACCTTGCTAAGAAATACGGTGTTAAGCCGACAGGTACCATCGGCCATGAATGGATAATGGGAAATTCAGCACTCATCGGACTACGCAATGCCAACCTGTTCGCACTGGAGAACTGGGTCAACGTCTATAAAGGTAATCTGGGAATCGCACTTTCCGACACATTTGGTTCGGAACCATTTTTCAGGAATTTCAACCTGAAGCTTTCAAAATTGTATGACGGTGTTCGCCATGACAGTGGAGATCCACTGAAGTTTGCAGACAGGGTCGTACAGCATTATAAGAAAATGAGCATTGATCCACTAACAAAAGTAGTTGTTTTCAGTGATTCACTATCTGCTTCAGATGCCATAGAGATCAAGAAGCAATGCGAAGGTCGCATAAACTGTATATTCGGGATTGGAACGAGCATTACCAATAACTATGATTTCTTCAGGTCCAGCCCTCCTCTTAATATGGTTATAAAGCTTCACAGCATCGATGGTATACCTGTAGTGAAGTTAAGTGACGATGAAGGAAAAGAAACAGGAGATAAGGATGCCATCAGAGTGGCAAACTATATTTTTGGAAAGAAAGGACTTGATGAATAA
- a CDS encoding DEAD/DEAH box helicase has translation MESSTFKDLHLSRNIEKAIEELGFEEPTPIQAQSIPHILEGKDVIGQAQTGTGKTASFGIPALEMVAPNSRNTQVLVLCPTRELANQVADELNKLAKYQQTKILPVYGGQNIDRQIKALRSGVQIVIGTPGRIMDHIERKTLKLNNVEMVVLDEADEMLDMGFREDIESILSSVPEERQTILFSATMPAPIMKLAQRFQKNPVHVKTIHKVVTAPNMEQSYFEVKHHMKPDVLCRMIDIYDVKSSLVFCNTKKKVDELVSLLKTRGFLADALHGDLKQAQREKVMASFRKGEIETLVATDVAARGIDVENIEVVFNYDMPQDEESYVHRIGRTGRAGRQGIAFTFVTPKEIYKIKSIQKYTKTKIKNQKVPTRSDAEDFKANMLSKKVKETIDEGHLGKYMHWVESMLDEDYTSMDVAAGLVKMMLSGKK, from the coding sequence ATGGAATCATCAACTTTTAAAGACCTTCATTTATCTAGAAATATCGAAAAAGCAATTGAAGAACTAGGTTTCGAGGAACCTACTCCAATTCAGGCTCAGTCTATTCCTCATATATTAGAAGGCAAGGATGTTATTGGTCAGGCGCAGACCGGCACAGGTAAGACTGCTTCATTTGGAATACCTGCTCTGGAAATGGTAGCACCTAATAGCAGAAATACTCAGGTACTCGTTCTCTGTCCTACAAGGGAACTGGCAAATCAGGTTGCCGATGAATTAAACAAACTTGCAAAATACCAGCAGACAAAGATACTGCCAGTGTACGGTGGACAGAACATCGACAGGCAGATAAAGGCTCTCAGAAGTGGTGTTCAGATTGTGATCGGAACTCCTGGAAGAATAATGGATCACATCGAGCGCAAGACACTGAAGCTAAACAATGTAGAAATGGTTGTCCTTGATGAAGCTGATGAAATGCTTGATATGGGATTTAGAGAGGACATTGAAAGTATCCTCAGCAGTGTCCCTGAAGAAAGACAGACCATTCTTTTCTCAGCTACAATGCCTGCGCCAATAATGAAATTGGCTCAAAGGTTTCAAAAAAATCCGGTGCATGTCAAGACCATTCATAAGGTGGTTACAGCACCAAACATGGAGCAATCCTATTTTGAAGTTAAGCATCATATGAAACCCGATGTCCTTTGCAGGATGATCGATATTTATGATGTCAAATCATCCCTTGTATTTTGTAATACTAAGAAAAAGGTGGATGAATTAGTTAGTCTTCTTAAAACCAGGGGTTTTCTTGCTGACGCTCTTCATGGTGATCTGAAGCAGGCCCAGAGAGAAAAGGTAATGGCAAGTTTCAGGAAAGGGGAAATAGAGACCCTTGTTGCAACTGATGTAGCTGCCCGTGGTATCGATGTTGAGAATATTGAGGTTGTATTTAACTACGATATGCCACAGGATGAGGAATCCTATGTACACAGGATCGGAAGGACCGGACGTGCAGGAAGGCAGGGTATAGCATTCACATTTGTGACTCCTAAAGAGATCTATAAGATCAAGAGTATCCAGAAGTACACCAAGACAAAGATAAAGAATCAGAAGGTCCCAACCAGAAGTGATGCTGAGGATTTCAAGGCTAATATGCTTTCAAAGAAAGTTAAGGAAACTATTGATGAGGGCCACCTTGGTAAATATATGCACTGGGTGGAAAGCATGTTAGATGAAGATTATACTTCTATGGATGTTGCTGCCGGACTTGTCAAGATGATGCTTTCCGGAAAAAAATAA
- the mtaB gene encoding methanol--corrinoid protein co-methyltransferase MtaB, whose amino-acid sequence MAINRFTTMAYSEADEMVFGKAKKPVKAGLGLEIGAGYTTAEVNYAPRPEAGESMEKLVNEYQRITKDIMARMVQVGFPSVVLETEHVQQMTNNPAWGAAVAHAQKTIMEEYYEEYGIKCALRHTPGDIREHKEFMDLRGDKMTVVMESFDQVAESGADLLSIESMGGKEIFDYAVLRNDVPGMLYAIGCLGSMDMDYLWQEIAKVAQQKGVTAAGDTDCAQANTAMFIAGGLLDKNLAHTLAIVARAISAPRSLAAYEAGAVGPGKDCGYENIIVKAISGMPMSFEGKTSTCAHSDVMGNLIMQCCDLWSNESVEYHAEFGGTTVQCWSESLNYDCALMNTALKSGNEKILRDLLMASDRFRDPQSYILAYDNAYKVGEAIVKDGEDIFLRAKNAGMECCSILNGSEGLEMTKFELGALAKATAEFEALTSESETFMSECMEKYSAEVPVFKPENYAL is encoded by the coding sequence ATGGCAATTAACAGATTCACAACAATGGCATACTCCGAAGCTGACGAAATGGTCTTCGGTAAAGCAAAGAAACCTGTAAAAGCTGGTCTCGGTCTTGAGATCGGAGCAGGATACACAACCGCAGAAGTAAACTACGCACCAAGGCCAGAAGCCGGTGAGTCCATGGAGAAACTCGTAAACGAGTACCAGAGGATCACAAAAGACATCATGGCAAGAATGGTTCAGGTCGGTTTCCCATCCGTAGTACTTGAAACAGAGCACGTCCAGCAGATGACCAACAACCCAGCATGGGGAGCAGCTGTTGCACACGCACAGAAGACCATCATGGAAGAGTACTATGAAGAATATGGAATCAAATGCGCACTGAGACACACCCCTGGTGACATCAGAGAGCACAAAGAGTTCATGGACCTCAGAGGCGACAAGATGACTGTAGTCATGGAGTCCTTCGACCAGGTCGCAGAAAGCGGCGCAGACCTTCTCTCCATTGAATCAATGGGTGGAAAGGAAATTTTCGACTACGCAGTACTCAGGAACGATGTTCCAGGTATGCTCTACGCAATCGGCTGCCTTGGTTCAATGGACATGGACTACCTCTGGCAGGAGATCGCAAAGGTCGCACAGCAGAAGGGCGTAACCGCTGCTGGTGACACAGACTGTGCACAGGCAAACACTGCAATGTTCATTGCAGGTGGTCTCCTTGACAAGAACCTTGCACACACACTTGCAATCGTCGCAAGAGCAATCTCAGCTCCAAGATCACTCGCTGCATACGAAGCAGGCGCAGTAGGTCCAGGAAAAGACTGTGGATACGAAAACATCATCGTAAAAGCAATCTCTGGTATGCCAATGTCATTCGAAGGAAAGACATCAACCTGTGCACACTCCGATGTAATGGGTAACCTTATCATGCAGTGCTGTGACCTCTGGTCAAACGAGTCCGTTGAATACCACGCAGAATTCGGTGGTACAACAGTACAGTGCTGGTCAGAATCCCTCAACTACGACTGTGCATTGATGAACACTGCACTTAAGTCAGGCAACGAGAAGATCCTCAGAGACCTCCTCATGGCTTCCGACAGATTCAGAGACCCACAGTCCTACATCCTTGCATACGACAACGCATACAAGGTTGGAGAAGCAATCGTAAAGGACGGAGAAGACATCTTCCTCCGTGCAAAGAACGCTGGAATGGAATGCTGCAGCATCCTGAACGGCTCCGAAGGTCTCGAAATGACAAAGTTCGAGCTCGGTGCACTTGCAAAGGCAACCGCAGAATTCGAGGCACTCACATCAGAGTCCGAGACATTCATGAGCGAATGCATGGAGAAATACTCCGCAGAAGTACCAGTATTCAAGCCAGAGAACTACGCTCTCTAA
- the mtaC gene encoding methanol--corrinoid protein MtaC, with protein MLIVDKEGILIRYNVKMEKSMTPEEAAAELYPKDELYRAIAEAIFEGEEDDVIEGLEAAIAAGKDPIALIDDALMVGMKVVTDLYDQGVIFLPNVMMSADAMLEGIEFCKTQSNETPVQKGKIVCMVAEGDVHDIGKSIVAALLRAAGYEVVDLGRDVPSAEALAAVKEHKPLMMTGTALMTTTMYAFKEVNDLLVESGITMPFACGGGAVNQDFVSTYSLGVYGEEAADAPKMADAILAGADIAALRAKFHQH; from the coding sequence ATGTTAATAGTAGACAAAGAAGGTATCCTGATTAGATACAACGTTAAAATGGAAAAATCAATGACCCCTGAAGAGGCGGCAGCAGAACTCTATCCAAAAGATGAGTTATACCGTGCAATCGCAGAAGCGATCTTTGAGGGTGAAGAAGATGACGTAATTGAAGGTCTTGAAGCAGCTATCGCAGCAGGCAAAGACCCAATAGCACTCATCGACGATGCACTTATGGTAGGTATGAAGGTAGTAACAGACCTTTATGACCAGGGTGTCATTTTCCTTCCAAACGTAATGATGTCAGCAGATGCAATGCTCGAAGGTATCGAGTTCTGTAAGACCCAGTCCAACGAAACCCCTGTACAGAAGGGTAAGATCGTGTGCATGGTCGCAGAAGGTGACGTACACGACATCGGTAAGTCAATCGTAGCAGCACTTCTCAGAGCAGCTGGATACGAAGTTGTCGACCTCGGAAGAGATGTACCATCCGCAGAAGCACTCGCAGCTGTCAAGGAACACAAGCCACTTATGATGACCGGAACTGCACTCATGACAACAACCATGTATGCATTCAAGGAAGTCAACGACCTTCTCGTCGAGAGCGGAATCACAATGCCATTCGCATGTGGTGGCGGAGCAGTAAACCAGGACTTCGTTTCAACCTACTCCCTCGGAGTATATGGTGAAGAGGCAGCAGATGCACCAAAGATGGCAGATGCTATCCTTGCAGGCGCAGACATAGCAGCATTGAGAGCGAAATTCCACCAGCACTAA
- a CDS encoding PKD domain-containing protein, with protein MFTIEVELLPVMPISGAQFSVYYPENGFSVLNVSEGDFFSRYDLSTVFELKNDTYDGTSSGTIYCAILGNHSVAESGTIAVLTMGAGNYTGYLTIDLEDVILSDASSSPVNYIVNNATILVDSKPELVDIGTVQVTEGNLLNLTLKATDADNDVLVFSVNSLPDGATLSNSSGSLMWLPNTNQVGEHSLELSVTDGYLTDTKSAVIEVLPSDLSPIAHANGPYEVRTAKKLRFSSTGSYDPDGTIMSYTWDFGDGNVGIGPSPFYTYNKAGVYTLTLTITDDAGNIGIDKTTVTVENIFKFYLDKFNY; from the coding sequence ATGTTTACAATAGAAGTTGAACTTCTGCCGGTTATGCCAATTTCAGGTGCACAATTTAGTGTGTACTATCCGGAAAATGGTTTTTCTGTGCTAAACGTTTCAGAAGGTGATTTCTTCTCCCGTTATGACTTATCTACTGTATTTGAATTAAAGAACGACACATATGATGGTACAAGTTCAGGAACTATCTATTGTGCTATACTGGGAAACCATTCTGTTGCAGAATCAGGGACAATTGCAGTTCTTACAATGGGTGCCGGAAATTATACGGGTTATCTGACAATTGATCTTGAAGATGTAATTCTTAGTGATGCTTCTTCAAGTCCTGTAAATTATATAGTTAACAACGCAACAATACTGGTAGATTCAAAACCTGAATTGGTTGATATTGGAACAGTACAGGTCACTGAAGGAAATCTACTAAATCTCACATTGAAAGCAACAGATGCTGACAACGATGTACTTGTATTCTCTGTGAATTCACTCCCGGATGGTGCAACACTGAGTAATTCATCCGGATCTTTGATGTGGCTACCAAACACCAATCAGGTCGGAGAACATTCTCTTGAATTATCTGTAACAGATGGATATCTGACTGATACAAAATCTGCAGTTATTGAAGTTCTTCCATCTGATCTTTCACCCATCGCCCATGCAAACGGTCCGTACGAAGTAAGGACAGCAAAGAAACTCCGTTTCTCAAGCACCGGTTCCTATGATCCTGACGGCACTATTATGTCTTATACGTGGGACTTTGGTGATGGTAATGTGGGTATTGGTCCAAGTCCGTTCTATACATATAATAAAGCAGGCGTGTACACATTAACTCTCACTATAACGGATGATGCAGGAAATATTGGTATTGATAAAACAACTGTTACTGTTGAGAATATATTCAAGTTCTATCTTGATAAGTTCAACTATTAA
- the eif1A gene encoding translation initiation factor eIF-1A, with protein sequence MANYRSNKRKSNAMGGNPEGQEVVRVRTPRKENGEVLATVSNLLGANRVRLQCMDGVVRMGRIPGSKKKRMWVREGDIVIATPWEIQDEKADVIWKYTRPQINWLERKGFLG encoded by the coding sequence CTGGCTAATTATAGAAGTAATAAAAGAAAAAGTAATGCAATGGGTGGAAATCCTGAGGGGCAGGAAGTTGTCAGGGTTAGAACTCCACGCAAAGAAAATGGCGAGGTTCTGGCGACAGTATCCAATCTTCTAGGGGCCAACAGAGTAAGGTTGCAATGTATGGATGGTGTGGTCCGTATGGGTAGAATTCCTGGATCAAAGAAGAAAAGAATGTGGGTCCGTGAGGGCGACATTGTTATAGCTACTCCCTGGGAGATCCAGGATGAGAAAGCTGATGTCATATGGAAGTACACTCGTCCCCAGATCAACTGGTTGGAACGTAAAGGCTTCCTTGGATGA
- a CDS encoding Rieske (2Fe-2S) protein, with protein MSEWVFAIKEDDLKEEKIKVIKSGNKQIALIKKDNKVYALLNECPHEGCPLKNGTLEDYTLKCACHNWGFDIRTGENVDTGEYIDIDDPKVEVFETQIEDGNISVLI; from the coding sequence ATGTCAGAGTGGGTATTTGCAATCAAAGAAGACGATTTGAAAGAAGAAAAAATAAAGGTCATCAAATCAGGGAATAAACAGATCGCCCTGATAAAGAAAGACAACAAAGTATATGCTCTCCTGAATGAGTGTCCGCATGAGGGCTGTCCGCTTAAGAACGGGACCCTGGAAGACTATACACTCAAATGTGCATGCCATAACTGGGGTTTCGATATTCGCACAGGAGAGAATGTTGACACAGGCGAATATATTGACATAGATGACCCAAAAGTTGAGGTTTTTGAAACACAGATTGAAGACGGAAATATATCCGTGCTGATCTGA
- a CDS encoding U32 family peptidase: MHSNKTSNCTPPEVLAPAGDPEALRAAIKGGANAVYLGVGQFNARQGATNFSVDELRDNIDLAHSYGVKVFMALNIPLKQNEMQEAIDIVHKAYAYNIDAVILEDLGLFFLLKEHFPDLPLHASTQMTIHNPQGVDFIGDAGASRVILSRELTTEQVKSIIDKTSVEIELFVHGALCYSFSGRCLFSTAITDRSANRGACFQPCRRPFKLSVDGEIIDSKLVGDYPISCAELCTFPGLGDIIKAGVMSLKIEGRMKKPEYVTASAGTYRSVAEKLCDTGENFNSDELDEMENELAKLFYRGFTRGFVLGENDVTQRKYSANYGAYLGKVANITKSQEEGKLTIQPLHDIKVNDGISINTPVRIIGCRVHGILVNGEAVKIAKKGEDATLLISAKTSKSVRNNDEVYVSTDPQLLERLQNIELQSTPLTIKIHARKGEKLRISVKSRNMETEAISDYIVQEAKSSPTSQEQIITALGKLGDTTFHAKDIILDVDDNIFIPIGALSGTRREAVEELFNSRFPRLGRNRSCPDVSTGYNREKTKTESKIPLLSVEVADIDSIFVASKSGADIIYAPIHLFAELMNEDNILRTNGLKEKNIEFVLMTPQISFEEDMPELKEQMQQVTDAGFKLACSNYGPVRLANELNVPFVAQKEFNPFNAYTTNAFNKSGAYRVTLSSELNLEETQDACVNTDPALQIEVMAYGRELLLVTKNDLLKPLIDDGIIKDESEVLLVDNTKGSFPVRRKNERTLIYNSTVLNMIEELDKLCDSGADVLRLDLSLYEKADVKDITRNFRKALDGKQIKLKSSRDEEYDQGHYFKGVL, encoded by the coding sequence ATGCATAGTAATAAAACTTCAAACTGTACACCCCCCGAAGTCCTGGCTCCTGCTGGTGACCCTGAAGCCTTGAGAGCCGCTATAAAAGGAGGAGCCAACGCTGTTTACCTGGGAGTCGGGCAATTCAATGCCCGTCAGGGTGCAACTAATTTTTCCGTTGACGAACTCAGGGATAACATCGATCTTGCACACTCCTATGGTGTCAAAGTGTTCATGGCCCTGAATATACCCCTCAAGCAAAATGAGATGCAAGAAGCAATTGATATTGTTCACAAGGCATATGCATACAACATAGATGCTGTTATACTGGAAGACCTTGGCCTGTTCTTTTTACTCAAAGAGCATTTTCCGGACCTTCCCCTTCATGCAAGCACCCAGATGACAATACACAATCCGCAGGGTGTTGATTTCATTGGGGATGCAGGTGCTTCCAGGGTTATACTTTCAAGGGAACTGACTACCGAGCAGGTCAAAAGTATCATAGACAAGACATCTGTGGAAATAGAACTTTTCGTTCATGGTGCTCTTTGTTATTCATTTTCAGGCAGATGTCTGTTCAGCACTGCCATTACGGACAGAAGCGCAAACAGGGGCGCATGCTTCCAGCCATGCAGAAGGCCTTTCAAACTGTCAGTAGACGGAGAGATCATAGACAGCAAACTTGTAGGTGATTATCCGATAAGCTGTGCAGAACTCTGTACTTTCCCGGGACTCGGGGATATTATAAAAGCTGGTGTAATGAGTCTGAAGATCGAAGGCAGGATGAAGAAACCTGAGTACGTGACTGCCAGTGCCGGAACCTACAGAAGCGTTGCGGAAAAACTATGTGATACTGGTGAAAATTTCAACAGTGATGAACTGGATGAAATGGAGAACGAGCTTGCAAAACTGTTCTACAGAGGTTTTACACGAGGCTTCGTGCTTGGTGAAAACGACGTCACACAGCGCAAATACAGTGCAAATTATGGCGCGTATCTTGGGAAGGTAGCAAATATAACGAAGTCACAGGAAGAAGGTAAACTAACCATTCAGCCCCTCCATGACATAAAAGTGAATGACGGCATAAGCATAAACACCCCAGTAAGAATTATCGGTTGCCGTGTGCACGGAATTCTTGTTAACGGGGAAGCTGTGAAGATTGCTAAGAAAGGCGAGGATGCCACTTTACTGATAAGTGCAAAGACCAGTAAATCCGTAAGGAACAATGATGAGGTCTATGTTTCCACTGATCCGCAATTGCTTGAAAGATTGCAAAATATTGAACTTCAATCCACTCCCCTGACAATAAAGATCCATGCAAGAAAGGGAGAAAAACTGCGCATTAGTGTGAAAAGCAGGAATATGGAAACTGAAGCAATCAGCGATTACATAGTGCAGGAAGCAAAAAGTTCTCCCACAAGCCAGGAGCAGATAATAACAGCCCTTGGGAAACTGGGCGATACAACATTCCATGCAAAAGATATAATCCTGGATGTGGATGACAATATATTCATCCCCATTGGAGCTCTTTCAGGCACCAGAAGGGAAGCAGTTGAGGAACTGTTCAATTCCAGATTCCCACGTCTGGGCAGGAACCGCAGTTGTCCTGACGTTTCAACCGGATATAATAGAGAAAAAACCAAAACAGAGTCGAAAATACCCCTGTTAAGTGTTGAAGTAGCAGACATTGATTCTATCTTCGTTGCATCCAAATCCGGTGCTGACATTATTTATGCACCTATTCACCTGTTCGCTGAACTGATGAATGAGGACAATATTCTCAGGACTAACGGCCTGAAGGAAAAGAATATAGAATTTGTCCTGATGACACCGCAGATAAGCTTTGAAGAGGACATGCCGGAATTAAAAGAACAGATGCAGCAGGTCACCGATGCAGGATTTAAACTTGCATGTTCTAATTACGGACCTGTCCGGCTGGCAAATGAATTGAATGTGCCGTTCGTTGCCCAGAAGGAGTTCAATCCATTCAATGCATACACAACAAATGCATTCAATAAATCCGGTGCTTACCGCGTAACACTTTCAAGTGAACTGAATCTTGAGGAAACTCAGGATGCATGTGTCAACACTGACCCGGCCCTTCAGATCGAGGTCATGGCCTATGGACGCGAACTTTTGCTTGTGACAAAGAATGACCTGCTAAAGCCCCTCATTGATGATGGCATAATCAAAGATGAAAGTGAGGTATTGCTCGTAGACAATACCAAAGGGTCATTCCCGGTTAGAAGGAAAAACGAACGCACCCTTATCTACAATTCAACTGTGCTGAATATGATAGAGGAACTCGACAAACTTTGTGACTCCGGCGCCGATGTGCTCAGGCTTGACCTTTCCCTTTATGAAAAAGCAGATGTAAAAGACATCACACGTAATTTCAGAAAGGCACTTGATGGAAAACAAATAAAGCTGAAATCCTCAAGGGATGAAGAATACGATCAGGGTCACTATTTCAAAGGTGTGTTATAG